TTCAGACTTTCCATTGTATCCGGGACTTCCGGCTGTTCTTCCGTGTTGCCATACCCATACATACTGCTCTGATCAACAGCAGCTACAATCTCGATGGTTACATTGGGATGTGTCAGTTCAAAAGCATCGGTGAATTGCTGACGGAAGTAACTGTCATCCTGTCCTCCCCACAACGTAGCCACGCGTAATACACGCTGCTCGGTATCCTTGGCCTCACTTGCCGTACAGCCGGCAATCAGCGGCAGTGCTAGCGTCGCAGTAGCGATGACAGCCAGCACACGTTTTCCCCACATACTATTCTTCATTTCCCAGTTCCCCCTCTTAATTATCTTGGCGGTGTGATAACAATACGTTCACCGTCAAATTCCAATGTAGCCCGGTTATCAATGGATAAGGCCTCCAGATACTCTTTTGGCACCTGAAGACGTCCTGCACGGTCTATAATGACAAATGCTTCATGGATGTCTGGCATACCCGCCTCGGACAAGTTATGCTCATCATCCAGATTCGGGTTGCGCTTCACAAACTCGGTACTGGTCAAGCCGTCCCGAATCGCAACGATCCGGTCCACCTTGCCAGCAAGCGTCAAGTCATGGGTAACGATGACAATCGTAACGCCAAGTTCCTTGTTCATTCTGCGGAAAATGCCCATGATTGTATCACAAGTCTCGGAATCGACCGAACCTGTAGGTTCATCTGCAAGCAAAATTTTGGGACGATTGGATAATGAGATCGCAATCGCTACCCGTTGTTGCTCTCCTCCTGACAATTGATGCAATTTGTTATGCATCCGATCCTTAAGGCCTACCCATTCGAGCAACTGTTTCGCGTAAGCACGATCACGCTTGCCTC
This Paenibacillus xylanexedens DNA region includes the following protein-coding sequences:
- a CDS encoding ABC transporter ATP-binding protein; translated protein: MIQCEGLVKIFKSSDVEVVALQGLNLTVNQGEMMAIIGNSGSGKSTLLNILGGLDRPTAGTAVVGDWDLLKMTDAQLVEYKRHTVGFIWQNNGRNLLPYLTALENVETPMILGGKRDRAYAKQLLEWVGLKDRMHNKLHQLSGGEQQRVAIAISLSNRPKILLADEPTGSVDSETCDTIMGIFRRMNKELGVTIVIVTHDLTLAGKVDRIVAIRDGLTSTEFVKRNPNLDDEHNLSEAGMPDIHEAFVIIDRAGRLQVPKEYLEALSIDNRATLEFDGERIVITPPR